TTTTGATCTTTTATTACCTACTACTGTGTATCTGGCAGTGCTAATTCTGTTTGCCACATTATGAATTACTCTTGTTTTTGTCTTTTTAGTAGCAGATTTTTTCTTGGTAGTTGTTTTCTTATGTTTAACTACAGTAGTTTTCTTTTTAGTAGTAACACTTTTTCCTACCTTACTGGTTCCATCTTTATAGTTTAAAACCATTCCTGGTTGAACATTAAAGATATAAACATTAAAGTGGACGCTGTTATCACCAATGGATTGAGCTTCCATTTGAACACCACTTGCTAAAAGGTTGTTTCCTTTGTAAATTGGGGTTACTCGGTAGCGGATGTAGTGCTTATTTGAAGCCTTGATATAAGTGGCTACCTTATTTTCGTATTTAAGCATATTAGGATCGTTTAATTCACGAGTCCCAGTGATTAAGTTACGAGGATTGTTATTTTCTCCAGTAAGTTGGTAGCCGATTAAATGTGAGCGATTATAAAGCCAACCACTCTTAATACGTTTATTGTGCCAGCCAGTCGGATTCCAAGTTAAAGCTGAACGCATTGTTGTTGGCATTAACTTTTTATTTAAAAGTGCATTTGCAGTGTGAGCACGGTTTAAAGTATCTAATTCGCTGAATTTTTGCCATGCACCGTGGCTTTTACTCTTAGTTGCAGCTGAAAAACTAGGCTTATTGTTATTTACAGTTACAATTTCATCTTTAGAGTAATTAAGACTGGATAAAGAGCTTGTACTGTAGCTCTTTGCTTGAACTTGGGGTGTATTGTTTGCAGAAACTCCCAAGGTAGTAGCTAATCCTAAAGAGACCACTAAAGATGTTACAATTTTTCTTAATCCATGTATTTTCAAAATAAAAATTCCTTTCACTATACATTAATATCAGACAAAAATTAATTATAGCATTTTTAAATTAGAAATTTTTATTATACCCATATCCCCACTTTGGTAGCTTATGTCTAGCCTTCGGGGCTTCAGTCGGCTGCGCCGTCTTCCGTGCCCCCGAAGCCGTAGCCAACGCAAGTTGTGGGGATATGGGGATATTCTTTACAACATTGTATGAACTTTATCGGCTACATAAAAAGATGAACCCTAAATTTAAGGTTCATCTTTTTAGAATTTAATCAAAATTGTATTTTGATACACGTGGATCATAATCCGCATCTTT
The Lactobacillus sp. PV012 DNA segment above includes these coding regions:
- a CDS encoding DNA/RNA non-specific endonuclease; this translates as MGVSANNTPQVQAKSYSTSSLSSLNYSKDEIVTVNNNKPSFSAATKSKSHGAWQKFSELDTLNRAHTANALLNKKLMPTTMRSALTWNPTGWHNKRIKSGWLYNRSHLIGYQLTGENNNPRNLITGTRELNDPNMLKYENKVATYIKASNKHYIRYRVTPIYKGNNLLASGVQMEAQSIGDNSVHFNVYIFNVQPGMVLNYKDGTSKVGKSVTTKKKTTVVKHKKTTTKKKSATKKTKTRVIHNVANRISTARYTVVGNKRSKIYHVMSGQNYHMSSSNAVYFSSEAAAKRAGYRKSLR